Genomic window (Pirellulaceae bacterium):
TTCGGGAACAGCTGCCTGCATGCGGAAGGCAAGTTCATAAGATCGAATCCGAGCAATCAACTCCTGGTCCTGCGGATATTCGACTGCTGAGAGCGTGTTCAGCTGATGAATCAGCGCGAATTCAGCTTGCTGAGCTGCAAAGCTTTGACCACTCTGTCGCTGACCAAACGGCAACGGATTTTTCGGGTCGAGTGCAATGGGTACACCCGCATGCTGCGGCCCCAGATACATCGAATCGATTGACAGCCGCGTATCGGAACGAGTCGGCCCCCCCAAAACGGTGAACTTCGGCAGATTGTCGTTGATCGCACCAAGACCGTAATGCACCCAGGAACCGATACTCGGTTCTTGAGGATCCAGCCGATGCCGGCCGGTGTGGATCTGATTTTCAGCCGCGTGATCATTGTCTGTCGTCCACATGTTCCGAACGAAACAGAGATCATCAACGTGCTGAGCTAAGTGCGGCCACCAATCTGTTACTTCCATGCCCGATTGACCATACTTTTTCCAGCCGACCTGCATCGGGAAAATGGTGGGATAAACGTCTCTCACATTGATCTCTTCTGCCGCAACGGAGCGAAATCGCTGCTCGTGAAGCGGGGATTTCAATGGATTTTCCAATGGCGTCTCATCAAATGTCTTGCCGGCATATTTGTTCAGTGCCGGCTTAGGATCGAACGTTTCCACATGGCTATATCCGCCCGATAAGAATATCCAGATGATCGACTTCGTCTTGGGCAGGTAGTGCGGCATGCCGTCAGGTGAACGTTCGCGAGGATCCTCGCTGGCGCGGACGATCCCATCTTCGGCCAACATTGCACCGAGTGCGGCACCGGTAAATCCCATACCCAGATCGGACAAAAATGCTCGTCGCGTCGACCGATGACGAACGTTTTGATTCAGCAGGTTGGAATGAATCATAT
Coding sequences:
- a CDS encoding DUF1501 domain-containing protein, whose product is MIHSNLLNQNVRHRSTRRAFLSDLGMGFTGAALGAMLAEDGIVRASEDPRERSPDGMPHYLPKTKSIIWIFLSGGYSHVETFDPKPALNKYAGKTFDETPLENPLKSPLHEQRFRSVAAEEINVRDVYPTIFPMQVGWKKYGQSGMEVTDWWPHLAQHVDDLCFVRNMWTTDNDHAAENQIHTGRHRLDPQEPSIGSWVHYGLGAINDNLPKFTVLGGPTRSDTRLSIDSMYLGPQHAGVPIALDPKNPLPFGQRQSGQSFAAQQAEFALIHQLNTLSAVEYPQDQELIARIRSYELAFRMQAAVPEAVDLRHESEATKQLYGLDEKTTELAAGRLLVARRLVERGVRFVQVFPSPYGVWDSHQKLRENHTRLCQTVDKPVAGLIKDLKQRGLLDQVTVVFCTEFGRTPGLEKRSGGLTGRDHHPNGFTIWMAGAGIKKGHVHGETDELGYHALGDAHYVTDLHATVLHLLGLDNRRLNFPGRKRLELDYGRVIREILS